The Scylla paramamosain isolate STU-SP2022 chromosome 20, ASM3559412v1, whole genome shotgun sequence nucleotide sequence AACAGGGAGgcaaggtgtgtgtatgtgtgtgtgtgtgtgtgtgtgtgtgtgtgtgtgtgtgtgtgtgtgtgtgtgtgtgtgtgtgtgtgtgtgtgtgtgtgtgtgtgtgtgtgtgtgtgtgtgcatgcatgcatgcacacatTAGTTGCCACTTTTGTGAGGTGCAGTTTATGTTAGAGTCATGGGTTTACACAGAAGTCATGAATCCTATTTGTACTGTGGTTTTAactcatatatataaataccaAGAGATTTTAAGATGTGAGTTAACTTAGCTTATTATGAGATAATCATAGACTTATTGAGAACAGAAGCAGGGCATATGGAAGAGTAAAAAATTTTGATTgctttgacagagagagagagagagagagagagagagagagagagagagagagagagagagagagagagagagagagaaatttgttaTGCTTTGTAAGGTTTGTTTGCAAATGTTACATGTCTTCAGAAATAGGAGAGCACGTTTCTTCCTACCTTGGATGAGAGTTACCTGTGATGTCTCCCcagatgtgtgtatgtgtgtgtgtgtgtgtgtgtgttagtcaccTTGTTGTCGTGGTTCATAGAAGTAAGCAGTCCTTTGTGGGAAAGCTCCAGCAGGGGGGGAAGGAAAGTTTTCCAAGAGCATTAAGAGTGTAAAGGATGAGGGTTCTTGGTGAAAAATATGGTGTTTACTTGTAATAATATTGACTTGGATATGTAATGTAATGTTTCTCTTTTCAGCTGCACAGTAAGCGGTTAACTCTCTTGGTGGTTTGAAGTGAAAAGATGTCAGAAACGGCTTTGAAATTTGGCCCAGAGTGGCTACGAGTCCTGTCCCACGGCGGTAGTGTGTCCTCTCCACCACCCAGCCCGGGAGTCAACAAGATGAAGGTCAGTGGCTGTGCCTCTGTCTCGGGAAACTTCAAAAGGAGAACTGACAGCAAAGGAGTGGGAGATACTTCAAGAACATTTTGCCTTGCTAGCAGGTCACCTTTAGGGTGTTTCACTACATTTATAGCATGCAGTGTCAGTAATTTGGGAGCTCCAGTAGTAAGATTAAGAACATTTATTGACTTTCATTTGGATCTTTGTGTTTAGGCAAAACATTATTGATTTTTTGCAAGCTAGAGAAAAATTTGAACAAAGGAAAGTGGATATATTGGTTTTTAGAAAGGTGGCATTTAGTTGGTGTGGTAAGACGCTGTACTGCTAGCAGAGGGCAGAACATCGCTATGGTCGGGAGGAGATGTTGGCACTCTTCAATAAGCATCAAAGTCCACCAGATGGAATGCAAGCGCTTGGCTCGTTGTATGTCGACAAGGCTCAAGAACCACTGGCTTTCATACCCATGAATGAGGAAGAACAGGTAAGACAGAAGAGTGTGTGTAAGTCCCTCTGAATTATTCCCTGGGAAAAAAGTTACTTTGGAACAAGTATAGAACAGAATTTTTGTTTCAATTCTAGTTTACAAAAGATAGATCCCTTTGATTTCAATGGAATTCCTCAAAAATCCATGTGGAAACAATATTAAAATTACATTTTTTGAAAAACCATTTTAATGTTCTTTCCAGCTGTActtaaaaaatgatgaaaatctAATGATTAACGTagcagaacattaacaaaaagtatTGCCTAGAGCTGAGTGCAGCTGAGTATCTCACTGGCACTAACAGCTTGTGGGATCTTCAAAGTGAAAACTTTAAAGATCCTGTGTAGAGATATCTTTTTGAAGTTTGTCATCTAGTGTagcatttatatttttaaaatgATTCACTGGCTACTTCAATCTTCTGCTGATGTgagaaatgtttcctttctatttttcagCGTATGTGGCAGAGAGGGGTAAACAGTGATGTAGTGCTTCGTCAGGCTGGGCGTGCTCCTGTCAATGGGGTggggagaggacgaggaggcagTGTGGATCGGGGTCGGGGACGCGGCAGGGGTACTGCCTCTTATTACACTCGTGGGCTCAGCTATGATGAAGAGGTGGAACCACGGGGCCATAAAGAAGGAGGACCACCCGGCATTGGCATTAGGTAGGATCAAGATGTTTTATTTTGTCAATTTTCAATACAACTAATCTTTTGCTGCATAAGGAGAAAGGATCCTTGAAGAGTAGATCATTATATATGCTTATTGAATGGCAGTAGCTAAGTCTCATTCAGTAaagttatttacttttcatagtttttaaattcatttaaGGAGACTCACCAATGATTCTAAGTTCAATAATTTGAATACTAAGGTAACATTTCTGAAGTGACTCAAGAGACCATTGCTTGTTCCCAGAAGTAAACCCTATGAGAGGTCGCAGAGTGTGCATGAGCAAAGGCCTTGGAGTGAGCGGGCCCCCGCTGGCACAGTGCCAGGGGTTGGTGTTGTGCCTGAGGACCGCAATGGAGCAGTATCACCACGGAAGGAGCAGGGACGGGCCTCCACAGAGAACTGGAGGTCCCGGGCTGGTGAAAATGATGACAGTGAACGCTGGAGGGGAGTTGGGGGCGGCCGGAGTGAAAAGTGGGGTTAGTTTGAATCTGTAGTGTTTGCTTTTATCTATCTTAAGATTTCTTGCTCTGTGATACAGTGTTCAGTGACTTGGTGGATCAGTGACTAGCACACTTGTCCTATTGTGTGGGCCTGGGTGTAAGTGAAATGTGTATGCTTAGTTATATGTCTATAATCAAGTACATTTGGCTTgtacttttcctttatctctctataTCTTGTTTTCCTGTAACATTTAATtgtcactaatttttttttactatctcgTCCCAGGTCCTCGTGGGTGGCGTGAGCGAGAGAATGGGCTGGAGGGTGACTGGGAGGAGGGGTTAGGGCGGGGCAGTACCCGAGGGATGCCTGCCTCATCACGGGGCATGCGGCAACCCTGGGACGAGAAAGATGGGCATTTCCGCAAGTCCTGGGATGAGGACAATTTGCCAGAATGGTGAGGAGCATGATGAAAAATGTGATGTGGAGGCATTAATTGGAATGTTGGATAGAGAAAGatggatttattattttttactggaAGACTAATGCATATAAGTATTATGTGTTACTGTTGGAAGTATTTTACAACTGATTATTACTTAGAAATTTTGAATGTTACAATGCCTTGCTCATTAAGAGAAGCTGAGGTGGACACCATCAGTTTTCATCGCTGATAGAGAATGTCTCTCTCCAGGTATATCGTCCGAGCAACTGAAAACTCTGATGAGAAAGGTGGGAGTTTTGATGCTTCTGGTGCCTTCCATGGACCAGGATCTGGGTGGTCTGATGAGGAGGAGCCCACAGCTGAGGGGCGCGGCTGTGGCCCTGGCAGACCTCGTCAGAAGTCCTCCAGCCCTGACAAAGGCATTTTACCTGAGAACTCTGCAACTGACAAAGCAGAGGCTGGCAAGGGTCAGGATGACTCTGAGTCACTGGAGGAGAAGgcacagaagaaaggaatagaggaggagccTCAGCCTAGACACTCCCCAATGAACAATGGGATGGACCCTGCTCAAGCTCTTCACCCGCCTATTGATTCCATACCCTCTGAGGTGCATTTCTTTAACATATATGTAGGTTATTTTTCCATCACACAACCCCAGTTTTGTTTAAATGCAACATTAATTTTGCTGCTTTGCATATTCATGAAATATTTTTCCTGAAATCTTGCTTCTGCTTAGTTTCTTTGTGCAAACAAACCAATGCTGATTATATACTAATCTTTAACTAACTCTTATGTATGATTGTGAACTTGTGAAATAATTTTGATTTTTGAAATATGAATGTGTTTGTATATACATGGATGCCATGTCCTGGCTGTCCCCTTTTAAAGGGAATGTCAGCCTGGTGTACTGATAGTTTAAAAGTGCAGCTATAGTTTTATCTGGATATCTGACAAAGGTGCAAGTTTTTGGCTGAATTTGTTACAATTACAACATTTCTGAGAAGCCACCTTAGTGCAGTATGAACCTGGGTATGTGTTAGAAAGATAATTTTCTAAATGGATTTTTGTATGTGATGGAAACATGGAAAAATGTTGACTTAACTTTATCTGTGTTTGACACTCATCACAGATTAGTAATGATGATTGCTGATTAGATTTAGTCATAGTGAATGTGGAGTCTTAAGATAGGGAAAGGGATGGTTGATTAACTTTTGATTCTTGAGCAATACTGAATTTTGGAACATGAAAATATGCTGGAATAGCCTGGGAGAGCAATATGAATTTCATGTAATTTGTAGATTATGGCAATGAGACAGTAGTTGCGATTGCAATGGCTGTATTTCTGAAGCTCTTCACTGCTGACAGGGATCAACCACAgaagaatcacaaggcagggaAGAGAACAGGGGAAGCCCAAATGAGATGGAGCCGGGCAATGTCATTCCTGAAGCCATGATGAATGGTGTGGCCTCAGAGGAAGAGAGCAGTGGGAGGGAGGCCCCAGCACCACCCCCATTCCAGGGTGGAGTGGGACCAGTCCCAGTCCCAGTCCCAGTGCAAGCACAGAACTCTGAGGGTCCAGAACCTGTGCCTGGGTTGGGACGGGAGcaccagggggaggaggagaagctggagCACATGCAGAGTGTTGCAGATGACTTGGTGGCAAAGCTGGTTGAAGAAGATGATCCTCGCCCCCGGTCCAACCCTCCCAACCCTGGTGTGACACCCCCAGGGCAAATGGGGCCCATGCCTGAGCCAGCACCCCATCCCACTCACACTGCCACGGAGGACAAGTGGTACTACACTGACCCTCAGGTAGGCAGTGGGTGGCAGCCTTCTGTATACtactagtttttttctttcatggtcTGCTGAGCATCTGCTTATTATGagaaacatgaatgaaaaaagtCCTAAACATAATGTGACACcagtcattaccatcatcagcaGAATTGTTCCAATTCCACTTGGGAAGAATTCCAAGAAAACCATAACCATTAATGTGAGCCACTCCACTTGCTATATAAGATGTCACAAATGACTACAATTTGTATTTAGAGTTACTGATGTGTGAATGTTGCTGTAGAATCAACAAGTagcattttatatatatgaaaaatattaatgaattgTGAATATTTCAGGGTGAGATTCAGGGTCCCTTCTCCTCAAACGACATGGCAGAGTGGTACAAGGCCGGCTACTTCACCCCGAGCCTGCTGCTTAAGCGCGATTGTGATGACCAGTTTGCTCAGCTGGGGGACCTTACCAGGGTTTTTGGTAGGGTGCCCTTCATTCCAGGACCTCCAGTTCCTCCCCTTAAGGTAAGAGACAAGTTTCTATCTCTCAGTAAAGAGCTCCATAAATGACCATGAATAAAATTGATAATTCTACTGTTAAGTGTTGCAGGAACCATTTTATAAAGTCATTTTGTGTAGTTTCTGAGTGcttgattctttttttaatacagATATTGTCATCTGCTTACTTGTATCTTTGTTTGCATTGTCCAGCCTataatttcaccttttttttgaTGACAGCCATGAATAACCAAGTTGATATCCTTAGTCCTTTCATGTTTCTTGGACACAGGCATTTTTCAAGTAAATACTAACTAAATTCTTGTAAATTTGTGCCTGTCATCCCAAAATATATGATTTGCAACTTCAGTGGCTATGGTGCTTGTAAAACAGTAAGCAAAAATGGTCTTATTTATGACTTCAGCTACCAGAACTGCTGGCAGCACAGAAGCAGCAGGCTGAAAGAGAGCGCTTGGAGTTGCTACAGACTTATATGTTGCAGAAGCAAGTTTACCAACAGCAGATTGCTGCCAGGTGGGTCTTTGTGCGTCTTCATTCCTGGGTATTGGCTGCTGTGTTATGTTGATAGTGAACCTAATAGCATCACttagggatgggagtgacaaTGTCAGAAGCAATTTTGTCAGTGCATGACACATGTGTATAAATAATGGCTGATGAGATAATGTCTTCATTTCCCCAGACAACAAGTGTTACAAAAGCTACAAAGTCTTGAGGAGTGGAGCACACTCAACCccatccagcagcagcagttgttcATGCAGCACATGATGACTATGTTCCCTGGCCACCCTCCCATCCCCCCCACAGTGCCTCCATCCACTGCCATACCTCAGACCACCCAGGTGTCCGCCCCCATCCCTGACCCAAGGATTGTTGCTGGACCAGATCCTAGAATCCTGCCGGGCCCTGCTGGACCACCATCCTCTAAACCTCAGGATCCCATACAAGCTCTTGTTGCACAAATGGTAAGAGGTCCATCTactggtgtgttgtgtgtcacTACTTGTGTAACCTTGTAAAGATGAGAAGTGGTCTACATCACATCCTGAAGGGAAGAATGTGAAGATGTAATAAAGAAAGGTTATAGGAAAAGATAGGAGATAATTACAAAGTTATTTAAACAATCCAtatttttatttgcttcttgCAGCAAACCAACTCCATTACCAATAACACAGCCATGACCAGCTCCTGTGAGGGGTTGCTGACCTCCCAGCTAACAGCAACATCCATGGCAGCTGAAAACCCCCTGCAGAAATTATTGATGCAGCTGCAGAGGGGACAGCAGCCTGGAATGGGACCAATGGGAGGAGGcccagtaggaggaggagcccTGGGAGTGGGTATGGCAGGAGCAGCGGGGGGAGTAGGGGGAGTGACAGCTCCCTCAGTGGCCACGCCTCCCACAACCGTGCCAACAATAGAGAAGCCGCCTGAGCAGCAGTTTGATGCCATCCAGTCCCTCATGCAACAGCTCACCAACATGCAGACTCCAGCACAGGACCAGATACAACAGGTAATGGCAGCAtagcaaaataaaaattgatgATCAAAATTCAATTTAGAAAACTGAAAGTGGTGTTCTTGACATTGGCCTAAGGAGGAGAGATATCATTGAATCACTGTATACTTAGATGTAACTTAAAAATATTTCTATTGCAGCTCTTAACCCCTGAGAGACAGGTGACAAATTTTTCTGGCCCCCAGGCAAAGGATGGATGATCAAATTATCTAGTCAGCATTTCAAGGAATTTGAACTTGTCACTGGGATTTAGGAGTTACTGTACCTCCAAGCCTGATGTAGAACTTGTCCCCTTAGGGTTCCATGTCCATGTGACTCAAGGCAtggctatgcatgcattttgcgaTTTTTCTGCCTCCAATTCTTCATCTAAATATACCTGGCCAATGATTTTGATTCCCTTAGTGAGAGTGTACTTTAATGGAGCTAGATGTTACTGTGCCATTTCTTGGAAGTAGTGTTAGTTTTGATGACAGTGAGACCAGCAGTATTGGTGGCAGAGCCTGAAGCCACTAGCGAAACCCCTTGAACTACACCTCACTCATTTCTCAAAtatttgatttaatttaatttaatttttttttatgtagaagggacaccagccaagggcaacaaaataaaaaaaaaaaaaaaaaatagcccacCGAGATCCTGGTTCGTGAATAGGGTCTgaagcggtagtcagaaattgaaggataagtgtcttgaaatctccctcttgaatgagttcaagtcataggaagtggaaatacaaaagcaggcagggagttccagagtttaccagatcaAGATCCctttgagaatattggttaagttgtgcattagagaggtggacagaatagggttgagagaaagaagaaagtcttgtgcagcaagcccacaggagggggggaggcatgcagttagcaaaatcagaagagctgTTATCATAAAAATAGTgctagaagatagctagagatgcaacttagtggtgatgagaaagaggctgaagacagtcagtcagagcagaggagttgatgagatgagaagcttttgattccaccctgtctaaaaatgagtggaacctccccaagGCATGTGAAGCATGGGAATTGACTACAAATTATCACTGGGAGGCTTTGGGCTTGAGACAGATTAAGAAGGAAGTGGGGATAAGTATGATCATATTAAGTAAAGCCATCAACCTTGTCACAACTGtgtaattaataataaagaaataaagtaagcaaaatccaataaaatgtaaaaacttACTCAGCTAAGGTGAGAACACTCTTGCCACACATCCTTGTACTTTGGGGATTAATGTTAGTTATTTTTAAGGCAATTCCATTGTGCTGACTTGTGATGTCATGATCTGGATGGTCTATGTGAAGGGCattgtcaggtgtgtgtgtgtatatatatatatatatatatatatatatatatatatatatatatatatatatatatatatatatatatatatatatatatatatatatttatatatataatacaccaTTAGGACCGTATGCCATTCATGTCGTGCTGGTAATTTTAACGGGTAATCAAATAAATTTGTGTCATTTCTAGAGTTGGAAGTGTCACAAGCAAAATAGCTTGTAATGTTAGGTTTTTGATGGAAACACAAAACTCTCTGCAGGAGGAGCAGCGCAGACGTGATGAAGACCAGaagagaatagaggaagagaggaagctgtTGGAAGACCAAAAGAGagctgaagaagagagaatcaAAATTGAGGAACTCAGGTAGGTCATATTTTGTGTGGACTTGGGGTTCTATTAATGATATGTGCCTTAGTACCTGTAGgtgaaaaagtgtataataGAGCATGGAAACATTCTTGTGCATATGAAAACATTCTTGTAATATAGTATTCATGTACTGAAAGCATTGTTATCCTCTTTTCAGGCTGAAGGAGGAACTGAagaggcaggaggagcagagaagAAGCCTGGAAGCACTGCGACGCCAGCATGAGGAGGAGGctcagaggctggaggaggagaggaggaagatcatGGAGGAGCAGATAAGAAGgcaggaggagatgagaagaattgaagaggagaaggttaggaaagaagaggagcagaaaaaaTTGAAAGTAAGTATATCAATAATTTCTTACAAGGAGTAAGGTTCGGTATATATTAGTAGATTGTTTTGTAAGAGCTTTGGGGAAGGTGTTCATTGCTTTGTTCTCTTTAGGATCAACAGATGAATGAAGCCAAGCGGAGACAAGAGGAGCAGCTGCGCCGCCAAGAGGAACACAggcgacaacagcagcagcaacaacagcagcagcagcagcagcagcagcagcagcagcagcagcatcaacaacagcagcagcagcagcagcagcatcaacaacagcagcagccacagcatcaacagcagcagcaacaacagcaacaacaacagcaacaacaactacttcagcagcaacagcagcagcagctgcttcaacagaagcagcaagaagaagcagccaagaggaaagaggaagctaGAAGACAAGAGGAACTCCGtagacagcaggaggaggaaagaaagagacaggaggaagagaggagaaggtaaAAATTATAGTAGAAAATAACTCCCTACAAGTAATTAATTTAAGATGCAAAGTATCTGTTTTATATAACTTTTTAAAATGCATGACTTCAGTACTCATGAGCAACTTCAGCAGCCATCACAAAGACTGAATCAGGACCTCCCAACTTTAGTCACAGTACTGTACTATCTCTGCAAAGTCCTGCTTTGAATATTTAAAATTTCATCTCTACTTTTTGGGATGCTGTTAGTCTACACAACGCTATAGTGATCCTACAGTTGCTTAATATTGTCATTGCTTGTGGCaggcgagaagaggaggaggaagaagcaagacAGCAAGCACAAATccaggaggaaatgaggaggattGCCCTAGAAGAGGAACGGAGACACATGCAACAGgtcagtggaggaagagtcaggaaagaataaaaggagtcACTAATCCATTAGGTTTCTCTATTGACTGATGTATACTTTGGTACTGTTGTTTTAGCATAAGATGCAGACATCTTTGCTTTGCATTATATGATatgctttttcttgttttacatgtctcaggtggaggaagaggagcgtcAGAGACAggctgaggaggaagacaggagacaCCAACACCTTTTGCATCTAAAGAATATCCTACCTGCCTGGAATACACAGAACCCAGCTCCAGCCCCTGAGGCAGCCCCAGCGCCCTCCCTGGCTGATATTCAGCGTgcccaggaggagaaggagaggagggtgagcaTCTCCAGTGTACTGGCAAACACATGTAGTATAGCTATGCATGTTCGTTACCTAGCATTAGGTAGTCTAGAGTTGTCGTAAGTAGGTGCTATTTTTCTCTCAGGAACGGGAAGTGGAGCTCCAgatgcagcagcagcggcagagGGATGCCCAGAGACAGGCAGCAGAAGAGGCACGTCAGAAGAACTCTGGCCTGAAGTGGGCTGCCAAGGCTCAAGCCaatcctgctcctgctcctgtcAAGTCTCTCCTGGAGATTcaagcagaggaggaaaaggagctaAAGAAAGTAAGCACTTGTATTGGGGATAGAAGGTAGTGATGAGATTTTTAGAACAGTACATCGTGTCCTAAATATTCATGAGGATTGTATTTTGTCTTAAGTGAAAGTATGTCAAAAGCTAGGTTTCTTGAACTTGCATAATTCTGATAGTGGTCATTAGTTTTAAAACTAATTTATTTTTAGATTACAAATTATATACCTAATTCttgttacacaaaaaaaatatttatcaatgatcAATTTCAAGTTGCACACAGTTAATAATTGAATCTGTGGCACATAGCGCCAAGAGAAGGAGGCAGCTGAGCGAGCAGCAGCAGTCAGCCACATGAGTTTGGGGGCGGCAGGTGTGTGGGGCTCTGCCATGTCCAACCTTTCCTGGGCCAGCCGTGCCTCCACTGTGGGGACAACTGCGGCCAGCCACCAGTCTAGTCAACAGGTGTGTGGTAGGCAGTGTGGGTGACAGAGGTGCCCTTGATCAGTTGTTAGTATAGCAAATTTCAACTTGTAGTGATGTGGTCTGTTAGGTGTGCTTAGTATAAGTTGCCATAAAAGGAATCCAGACTTGGTTAGGCAAGTGCATCTTCTTGCATGAGATTAATTTCCTTTAAATGAATATCTGATATAGTGTTTAGTACCTTTCAATAAAATGTTTGCTGTTGATGTATCGAATTGTAAGCTTATTGTAGATGTATCTATTGTGGTTATGAGGCAAACATTAATGATTATAATCTTGTGGCAGTGGGGTGGAAACAGTGGTGGTCAGTCAGCTGGAGGTGGTTTGTGGAACAATACAAGCCAGCCTGCTGCAGTCACTACCTCCAACCCCGGCCAATCCGTCTGGAACAATGATCACTCCTCCATCTGGAACCATGCTGACAACTCATCATCCACTGGTGAGATACTGACCcttttcttgtctgtctttTAGTTCTGCAATAGGTAACATGCTTTGTTACAGGTTTCCTTGATAACTGTGTGATGGCTTTATAATGAGAGTAGGTATTTGAGGTTCATGTCATCTACCTCTAAGTTAACATCAGCTATTCAAATCACTGCACCATCAGCTGAGATTAAGTGTACCATATTGTGTCTTACTGAAAACCAATCTCTTCCCTACTGCAGAAGGTAACTGTGGGGTTCAGGCTCTGTACTTGTGCAAGATGTTGAGATGCTTCATGTTTTGAGCAAAGTTTTCTGAGGCACTATCTTAACCATTCAGATGATGATCTAGCTAATTAGTTTTGTCCATACTTTAAGGTGGATTCTGGGACAACCCAACCATTCAGATGATGATCTAGCTAATTAGTTTTGTCCATACTTTAAGGTGGATTCTGGGACAACCCTGAGCCCAGCAAACCCAAGCCAGCAAGTGGCAGGACCCCCACCAAACCCAACAACCCAAACCAGAACCACAACCGAGGTGGTGGGCCAGCAGGGGCACCACAGCACAACAACAGTACAAGTACCCGGGTcagcaagaagaagaataaggatgagagtgaCATGGTGAAGAAGTTGTTCACTGAGAATGTTTCCCAGGCAGACAATTTCACTCAGTGGTGTAAATCTTCACTTAACACCATGAAGGTTCATGCTTCTATTGACAGTAagttgatgtgtttttttttatttgttcgtaTGTTATGAGTGACTGGTTTGTAAACATTTAGTGGGTCTTGTGAGCTGTGATGAGAAAGACAGTGAGGAGGGCTGTGGTGAGAGCTTTATGGGATTGACCAAGTTGGGGGgaaaaatgcaataataatTTCATACAATGCTAACACGATAATTCATCAAATTCTCAAAACTGACATGTGCTTTTGAGGCATATATTTCCACCATTAATTGTCCAATTTTGATGACAAGGGAATTAAAATTCCTAAAATTGGTGACTATTTTGATTGAGTatttagggattttttttttttttttagcttaacCTTGAGGATTTTTTTCTTAGCAGGCAATGAAACCAAAAATTAAAATTGTCACTGCTATCAAAgtgtcacaagaaaaaaaacaaaacatggaaaaatctaaacctcaattttcttttattttcattaaaaaaTTTAAACTTTGCTACAAATTTAATTAAACAACTTCTCTAAAGGAACTTGATAGCTCACAAAAAAATTGGTGGTTTGGTTCAtaagtaacaaaaatataaattaaattaaatatgaTAGGCTGTGATGAGTGACTGGTTCACTAACATACTGTGGGAAACCTACTGTGAGTCTGTgagctgagagagggagaggtatatatatatatatatatatatatatatatatatatatatatatatatatatatatatatatatatatccctagGAGGGGAATAAACCGGATGTCTGCCTGTTATATAGGTAGGTCTTCACTTCCTTGAGCACATGCCTGTTAGTTTTCTAGTGATTTTAGCTCCACAACTGCCAATGTATGaggtaaagaacaagaaagcaCTAATGAAATGTATCCTTTCAGTTCCAACCTTTGTAACCTTCCTGGCGGAGGTTGAGTCCCCTTATGAAGTGCACGACTACATTCGCTCCTACCTTGGGGACAgcaaggaggtgagggagtttGCCAAGCAGTATTTGGAGCGGCGCAGCAAAGCTCGCAACGCTCAGAAGGAgcgggaggtggaggatgacatCCTGGCGCCGGCACCAGCTGTCAACCCCACTACCTCAGAGTTCCAAGAGGTCAAGGTGAGCATCACAACAGCTGAATAATTAAACGCAATTGTTATGCATGTGTGACTTTGGCAAATCACAAATTGTTTTGAGTTGGGCAGATTTCATACATAATATCAGTGTTCATTATCAAAACACCTTCACCACTTGTTTGGGCAGGACATGAGCAGTAGCTTGCAGTGTTGTCATTATCATAACAAAATtagttttaggaaattatgGTAAAGTTTAAGGTTTATGATTAAGGAAAGCCATCTGAATAATTAGttgcctcattttcttcctcctcttgttcattGCACTTCATCATTCTTGCTGAAAAACTAGCTCGTACCTTGGTGTTGGCTGACTAACACACATCCCTCACAGGCCCGCAGCAGGAAGGCAAACAAAAAGAAGATGCAGAAGGTGGACAGCAGCATACTTGGCTTCAATGTGACCT carries:
- the LOC135110287 gene encoding GRB10-interacting GYF protein 2-like isoform X3 produces the protein MSETALKFGPEWLRVLSHGGSVSSPPPSPGVNKMKQRAEHRYGREEMLALFNKHQSPPDGMQALGSLYVDKAQEPLAFIPMNEEEQRMWQRGVNSDVVLRQAGRAPVNGVGRGRGGSVDRGRGRGRGTASYYTRGLSYDEEVEPRGHKEGGPPGIGISKPYERSQSVHEQRPWSERAPAGTVPGVGVVPEDRNGAVSPRKEQGRASTENWRSRAGENDDSERWRGVGGGRSEKWGPRGWRERENGLEGDWEEGLGRGSTRGMPASSRGMRQPWDEKDGHFRKSWDEDNLPEWYIVRATENSDEKGGSFDASGAFHGPGSGWSDEEEPTAEGRGCGPGRPRQKSSSPDKGILPENSATDKAEAGKGQDDSESLEEKAQKKGIEEEPQPRHSPMNNGMDPAQALHPPIDSIPSEVHFFNIYGSTTEESQGREENRGSPNEMEPGNVIPEAMMNGVASEEESSGREAPAPPPFQGGVGPVPVPVPVQAQNSEGPEPVPGLGREHQGEEEKLEHMQSVADDLVAKLVEEDDPRPRSNPPNPGVTPPGQMGPMPEPAPHPTHTATEDKWYYTDPQGEIQGPFSSNDMAEWYKAGYFTPSLLLKRDCDDQFAQLGDLTRVFGRVPFIPGPPVPPLKLPELLAAQKQQAERERLELLQTYMLQKQVYQQQIAARQQVLQKLQSLEEWSTLNPIQQQQLFMQHMMTMFPGHPPIPPTVPPSTAIPQTTQVSAPIPDPRIVAGPDPRILPGPAGPPSSKPQDPIQALVAQMQTNSITNNTAMTSSCEGLLTSQLTATSMAAENPLQKLLMQLQRGQQPGMGPMGGGPVGGGALGVGMAGAAGGVGGVTAPSVATPPTTVPTIEKPPEQQFDAIQSLMQQLTNMQTPAQDQIQQEEQRRRDEDQKRIEEERKLLEDQKRAEEERIKIEELRLKEELKRQEEQRRSLEALRRQHEEEAQRLEEERRKIMEEQIRRQEEMRRIEEEKVRKEEEQKKLKDQQMNEAKRRQEEQLRRQEEHRRQQQQQQQQQQQQQQQQQQQHQQQQQQQQQHQQQQQPQHQQQQQQQQQQQQQQLLQQQQQQQLLQQKQQEEAAKRKEEARRQEELRRQQEEERKRQEEERRRREEEEEEARQQAQIQEEMRRIALEEERRHMQQVEEEERQRQAEEEDRRHQHLLHLKNILPAWNTQNPAPAPEAAPAPSLADIQRAQEEKERREREVELQMQQQRQRDAQRQAAEEARQKNSGLKWAAKAQANPAPAPVKSLLEIQAEEEKELKKRQEKEAAERAAAVSHMSLGAAGVWGSAMSNLSWASRASTVGTTAASHQSSQQWGGNSGGQSAGGGLWNNTSQPAAVTTSNPGQSVWNNDHSSIWNHADNSSSTGGFWDNPEPSKPKPASGRTPTKPNNPNQNHNRGGGPAGAPQHNNSTSTRVSKKKNKDESDMVKKLFTENVSQADNFTQWCKSSLNTMKVHASIDIPTFVTFLAEVESPYEVHDYIRSYLGDSKEVREFAKQYLERRSKARNAQKEREVEDDILAPAPAVNPTTSEFQEVKARSRKANKKKMQKVDSSILGFNVTSNERINVGEREYAE